One window of the Maridesulfovibrio frigidus DSM 17176 genome contains the following:
- the gspD gene encoding type II secretion system secretin GspD, which produces MFKILNKIFIALVISFTLLSSGAFAQPEGGEDVHANLESISLVEFIKFVGRYTGRNIVFNKGALPATHVSIYAGQSLTEPELMAVFQQVLSGAGFYAVTRDNVTYILPLRDAKLISPDIKSNPQGGSGEEIVTSVFQLAGKMSPEKVTELLRPFVSQIGQVTAVPMADAVLVRDLQSNITKMRKLLGIVRKVGAGHSTSIIDLKRTNSKSVSSKLNSFYKKLSTSGKSGNPPVIEPIEWANSLLVSGSSEQLATIKSLVSKLDKVTESYSKLKVYKLYNIEAVVAGDVLKSLVGGGISVGSADGKSKGTAKATTTSSGSSGSSGSIQVSADASTNTLIVMADADQMPQINRFVEQLDQAQDQVYIEALVLETSLNNAKEFGVEWQGAVETGSGVSTFGYTASDSNLASYAASPSTVPGGFSMGVLGDLISYGGNSYPSIAALVNFTKSAGDFNLISAPQIMTIDNSEAEIFIGENRPYKTGESTSSSGDSVVATYEYKDVGIKLNITPHINREEGLVKLEVYQTYNTVSTESTLELPVTNDRTTRTTVLLADGSTMVIGGLIQSDNTRTQSGVPYLSDLPLLGWLFKTQSTSGTKNTLMVFLSARIIKTTEQLEALSQAKMDKYRNQRTRFNSFIEKEFNTYKKDDDKNTTDEASSTQPEGL; this is translated from the coding sequence ATGTTTAAAATTTTGAATAAAATATTTATTGCGCTGGTTATATCTTTCACTCTTCTTTCATCCGGAGCTTTTGCTCAGCCTGAAGGCGGAGAAGACGTGCATGCAAATTTAGAAAGCATCTCGCTCGTAGAGTTCATTAAGTTTGTCGGTCGTTATACCGGACGTAATATTGTATTCAACAAAGGTGCTTTACCTGCAACTCATGTGTCCATTTATGCTGGACAGTCTCTGACTGAACCAGAGCTTATGGCTGTTTTTCAGCAGGTTTTGTCAGGAGCCGGATTTTACGCAGTAACTAGAGATAATGTCACATATATTTTGCCTTTAAGGGATGCTAAACTTATTTCCCCGGACATTAAATCAAACCCTCAAGGTGGTTCCGGTGAAGAAATAGTCACATCTGTTTTTCAGCTTGCGGGGAAAATGTCCCCTGAGAAAGTCACTGAGCTTCTGAGGCCTTTTGTTTCGCAAATCGGGCAGGTTACAGCCGTTCCTATGGCTGATGCTGTGCTTGTTCGTGATCTCCAGTCAAATATTACTAAAATGCGGAAGCTTTTAGGGATTGTTCGCAAGGTCGGTGCGGGGCACTCAACGTCTATAATTGATTTGAAAAGAACAAATTCAAAATCAGTTTCCTCGAAATTAAATTCATTTTACAAGAAACTTTCTACTTCAGGAAAATCCGGAAATCCGCCGGTGATTGAGCCGATTGAATGGGCGAATAGTCTTCTGGTTTCAGGTAGCAGTGAACAATTAGCAACCATAAAAAGTCTCGTTTCGAAGCTTGATAAAGTTACTGAGTCATATTCGAAGTTAAAAGTTTACAAGTTATATAATATTGAGGCTGTTGTTGCCGGAGATGTGCTGAAAAGTCTCGTAGGCGGCGGTATTTCTGTAGGATCAGCGGATGGAAAAAGTAAAGGCACAGCTAAAGCCACAACAACTTCTTCAGGTAGTTCAGGTAGTTCAGGCAGTATTCAGGTGTCTGCTGATGCATCGACAAATACGTTGATAGTTATGGCTGATGCTGATCAAATGCCTCAAATTAATAGATTTGTTGAGCAATTGGATCAAGCACAAGACCAGGTTTATATTGAGGCTCTCGTTCTTGAGACCTCCTTAAATAATGCGAAAGAGTTTGGAGTAGAGTGGCAGGGAGCTGTTGAGACTGGTAGTGGAGTTTCAACCTTTGGCTATACCGCCTCTGATAGTAATTTGGCCTCTTATGCCGCTAGTCCAAGTACTGTTCCGGGTGGGTTTTCCATGGGGGTCCTAGGTGACCTCATTTCCTATGGAGGAAACAGTTACCCTTCTATTGCGGCTTTAGTAAACTTTACTAAATCAGCAGGTGATTTCAATCTTATTTCTGCACCTCAAATTATGACAATTGATAATTCTGAGGCTGAAATTTTTATTGGTGAAAACAGGCCATATAAAACTGGTGAAAGTACTTCCAGTAGCGGAGATTCTGTTGTGGCCACCTATGAGTATAAAGATGTTGGTATTAAGCTAAATATTACGCCGCATATCAATCGGGAAGAGGGCTTGGTAAAGCTCGAGGTTTATCAGACATATAATACGGTATCTACAGAAAGTACTTTGGAACTTCCTGTAACGAATGACCGTACAACGAGGACGACAGTCCTTTTGGCTGACGGATCTACTATGGTTATCGGCGGTTTGATTCAATCTGACAATACTAGAACCCAATCCGGTGTACCTTATCTTTCCGATCTGCCTTTGCTCGGGTGGCTGTTTAAAACTCAGTCAACGAGCGGAACCAAGAATACCCTTATGGTTTTTCTTTCCGCTCGTATTATAAAAACTACGGAGCAGCTTGAAGCCCTTAGCCAGGCAAAAATGGATAAGTATCGCAATCAGAGAACTAGATTTAATAGCTTCATAGAAAAAGAATTTAATACTTATAAAAAAGATGATGATAAGAATACCACCGACGAGGCATCCTCAACTCAGCCTGAAGGCTTATAG
- a CDS encoding GspE/PulE family protein — protein sequence MSNSYDLSKVPREIVDLFLTFPQRSEFIPVEVGENEIKVLLQNEASLSMADFIAWKVGKRVVTEVVDEDEFFPILEQALTIWEEESSIESDSDEENAGEDGEDLLGWSHDDAPIVRLVNKTMHQAITSGASDIHFEGQGTGFVVRYRQDGVLKAVKRLDRGLQATIIARIKVMGEMDVAESRMPQDGRIFIKLGQKEVDVRVSTIPTMSGEKAVLRILDRSKNILNLEDLGLKGKDLEIFRGALAQPHGIVLVTGPTGSGKTTSLYAGLSELPREDKNIVTIEDPVEYQLSGINQVQVNKAAGMTFATTIRSFLRQDPDIILVGEIRDQETASTAVQAALTGHLVLSTLHTNDAATAVTRMLDMGIEPFLLASSLSLVLGQRLVRVNCSHCSKTISVSDHTAKLFDEFNGLPTTQTAGEGCEHCNYTGFSGRKGVYEMLPVTEDMRGLIMDVVSADRIKAYAKTQGLETMVDHGVRLVREGVTTLEEVARVTKQ from the coding sequence TTGAGTAATTCTTACGATCTTAGCAAGGTTCCACGCGAAATTGTGGACCTTTTTCTGACTTTTCCGCAACGCAGTGAGTTTATTCCCGTGGAAGTCGGGGAGAATGAAATTAAAGTGTTGCTGCAAAATGAAGCATCTTTATCGATGGCGGATTTTATAGCATGGAAGGTTGGTAAAAGGGTTGTCACTGAAGTTGTGGATGAAGACGAGTTCTTTCCAATATTAGAACAGGCTTTGACTATCTGGGAAGAAGAAAGCTCGATTGAGTCGGATTCTGATGAAGAGAATGCTGGGGAGGATGGAGAAGATCTTTTAGGTTGGTCGCACGATGATGCTCCTATCGTTCGCCTTGTGAATAAGACAATGCATCAGGCAATTACCTCTGGTGCAAGTGATATTCATTTTGAAGGGCAAGGGACTGGTTTCGTGGTTCGTTACCGCCAAGATGGAGTTCTTAAGGCAGTTAAACGTCTTGATCGCGGGCTACAGGCTACTATTATTGCCCGTATTAAAGTCATGGGTGAGATGGATGTTGCTGAAAGCCGTATGCCACAAGATGGTAGAATTTTCATTAAGCTCGGTCAGAAAGAAGTCGATGTCCGTGTTTCTACAATTCCTACGATGAGCGGTGAAAAGGCTGTTCTTCGTATTCTTGATCGCTCTAAAAATATTTTGAATCTCGAAGATCTTGGTCTTAAAGGTAAAGATCTTGAGATTTTCAGAGGTGCTTTAGCCCAGCCTCACGGGATTGTTCTCGTAACAGGGCCAACCGGGTCTGGTAAAACAACCAGTCTCTATGCTGGACTTAGTGAGCTTCCGCGCGAAGACAAAAATATAGTCACGATTGAAGATCCTGTTGAATATCAACTTTCCGGCATAAATCAGGTTCAGGTCAATAAGGCTGCAGGGATGACCTTCGCTACTACGATTCGTTCTTTCCTCAGGCAGGACCCTGATATTATTCTGGTTGGTGAAATTCGAGATCAAGAAACCGCAAGTACTGCTGTTCAAGCCGCGCTAACCGGCCATCTTGTCCTTTCTACTTTGCATACAAATGATGCCGCAACAGCTGTAACCAGAATGCTTGATATGGGTATTGAACCCTTTTTGCTGGCTTCTTCTCTCTCGCTTGTTCTTGGGCAGAGACTTGTTAGGGTTAATTGTTCTCATTGCTCTAAAACTATTTCGGTTTCTGATCATACCGCGAAGCTCTTTGATGAATTTAATGGCCTGCCTACAACTCAGACTGCAGGTGAAGGCTGTGAGCATTGCAACTATACAGGTTTTAGCGGACGAAAAGGCGTATATGAAATGTTACCTGTAACAGAAGATATGCGCGGATTGATTATGGACGTTGTTTCTGCTGATAGAATCAAAGCCTATGCTAAGACGCAGGGTCTTGAGACAATGGTTGATCACGGCGTCCGTCTTGTTCGTGAAGGAGTGACTACTCTTGAAGAAGTTGCCCGAGTTACGAAGCAGTAA
- a CDS encoding STT3 domain-containing protein: MPKWDNPEFMLNGEYIMGTHDAYYWLAGAKGVGSAVGNPMSTLVHFLGSVTGAQYGNIAFWLPAVFAGFCAISAFAWGMLVAGPWVGLVSAIYATSIPAYYFRTRLSYYDTDVVTLFFPLVISVLLARWVSLGIRKSWLPQKSDVAPISATVWDYLVPIVAGMFTFYGKFWHADVLTFGLLASLSAFGLIIVCGSKQTRSELIRGMILYALVAFMGLIGFALALGLIYFYICTSLKKNLLYNNIFFLTAVFVSVFILSGMGQNLLWELSIKFASYLKPVAGNVTGLSGPLYPGIAQSIIEAQNISFDALFANLTGSQALGWLGFAGFGFATLLSPRLIFLMPFAIITFAAVTMGGRFSMFGGVALGIGLSFVAHWLICKWVKATKNIYYLSVAQAVVIIFLLFVNVGGMYKNAPATPIMGPAHAEALLKAGKFIEKGSTVWTWWDWGYATMYYTGAESFANGGHHGGPVLFPLGLSYAASSFMHSNQLINFSAVNGNSPSAAWDKMSPVEVEKLIRSFGTIKYKFSKAPKQYMVVSWANLRLAYWILYYGSWNVQTGSGVHPNVRPIMKQFDLDFEKGVLTIQGERPLQLSSYDMLEPTQRVTKRISTSAGPHLLYNQAVGQGFIVDEFAYSSMLVRLLIDNPQESSLSANFKLVYEGFPLVRIYEVL, from the coding sequence TTGCCTAAGTGGGATAATCCCGAGTTTATGCTCAATGGCGAGTATATAATGGGAACTCATGATGCTTACTATTGGTTGGCTGGAGCAAAGGGGGTAGGGAGTGCTGTAGGTAACCCTATGTCCACTCTGGTCCATTTTCTCGGCAGCGTGACTGGCGCACAGTATGGCAATATTGCTTTCTGGCTGCCTGCTGTTTTTGCTGGTTTTTGCGCAATATCCGCTTTTGCATGGGGTATGCTCGTTGCCGGGCCTTGGGTTGGTCTGGTTAGTGCCATTTATGCTACTTCAATTCCTGCTTATTATTTCAGAACACGTCTTTCTTATTATGATACCGATGTAGTGACGCTTTTTTTCCCTCTAGTAATTTCTGTTTTACTTGCTAGGTGGGTAAGTCTGGGGATTCGAAAGTCATGGCTTCCTCAAAAGTCTGATGTGGCGCCGATCTCTGCTACAGTTTGGGATTATCTTGTCCCGATTGTCGCGGGAATGTTCACTTTTTATGGTAAGTTTTGGCATGCAGATGTTTTAACGTTCGGTTTGCTAGCTTCTCTCAGTGCATTTGGTTTAATTATTGTTTGCGGCTCAAAGCAAACTCGCTCTGAATTAATTAGAGGGATGATTTTATATGCATTGGTTGCTTTCATGGGTTTGATTGGTTTTGCGCTTGCTTTGGGATTGATATACTTTTATATTTGTACCTCTCTGAAAAAAAACCTTTTATATAATAATATTTTTTTTCTCACAGCAGTTTTTGTATCAGTTTTCATCTTGAGCGGTATGGGACAAAATTTGTTGTGGGAACTGTCAATCAAGTTCGCATCATATTTAAAACCTGTCGCAGGTAATGTTACCGGATTGTCTGGGCCACTATACCCGGGTATTGCTCAAAGTATTATTGAGGCTCAGAATATCAGTTTTGACGCACTCTTTGCAAATTTGACTGGTAGCCAAGCGTTAGGGTGGTTAGGTTTTGCGGGTTTCGGATTTGCTACGCTTCTTTCCCCTAGACTAATTTTCTTGATGCCATTTGCTATAATTACTTTTGCTGCTGTTACTATGGGCGGGCGGTTTTCAATGTTCGGTGGAGTGGCGCTTGGCATTGGGCTGAGTTTTGTGGCGCATTGGCTGATATGTAAATGGGTTAAAGCTACAAAGAATATATATTATTTGAGTGTTGCTCAAGCTGTTGTAATTATTTTTCTTTTATTTGTTAATGTCGGCGGGATGTACAAGAACGCCCCGGCCACACCTATTATGGGACCTGCTCATGCTGAAGCGTTGCTTAAAGCTGGCAAGTTTATAGAAAAAGGCAGTACGGTCTGGACATGGTGGGATTGGGGTTATGCGACTATGTATTATACAGGCGCCGAATCCTTTGCCAACGGTGGCCATCATGGTGGTCCGGTGCTCTTTCCTTTAGGATTATCTTATGCAGCTTCATCTTTTATGCATTCTAATCAACTTATCAATTTTAGTGCAGTAAATGGCAATAGCCCTTCTGCCGCATGGGATAAAATGAGCCCCGTTGAAGTTGAAAAGTTGATTCGTTCTTTCGGAACGATTAAATATAAATTTTCTAAGGCCCCGAAGCAGTACATGGTCGTGAGCTGGGCTAATCTTAGATTAGCATATTGGATTCTTTATTATGGTTCTTGGAATGTTCAAACTGGTAGCGGAGTCCATCCAAATGTGCGCCCTATCATGAAACAGTTTGATCTTGATTTTGAGAAGGGAGTGTTGACAATTCAGGGCGAGCGTCCTCTCCAGCTTAGCTCGTATGATATGTTAGAGCCGACTCAGAGAGTGACTAAGCGGATTTCTACTTCAGCTGGGCCTCATTTGTTGTATAACCAAGCTGTGGGACAGGGTTTTATTGTTGATGAGTTTGCTTATTCCAGTATGCTGGTAAGGCTGTTAATTGATAATCCTCAGGAATCGAGTTTATCTGCAAATTTTAAACTTGTTTACGAAGGGTTTCCCCTAGTTAGAATTTACGAAGTTTTGTGA
- a CDS encoding Gfo/Idh/MocA family protein: MKTIKVGVVGLGWMGKVHLRNYFEMPFVEVVGVVDLDQSLLDEVNELYGVAGYTDLEQLLENDLDAVSICVPTTLHHAVGKKVIENNVALIIEKPLAATAAEGQELVDMAAEKGLHLMVGHVERFNPAVQRVKSLMSDGVEPISIQIERVGPYPPRIQDVGVIKDLASHDIDLLRFLSDSDLKDVFSVTSSTRGGHEDNALITAETESGILCNINTNWVTPYKSRKIRVAAKTKFIEANLITQEVKEYSEFSTYDQSFSVREWPLIFREPVKEELKQFIDAIRTGGKVAISGEDGLEVLKTIEKILEK; encoded by the coding sequence ATGAAAACCATTAAAGTCGGTGTTGTCGGTTTAGGATGGATGGGAAAAGTTCATCTCCGCAACTATTTTGAAATGCCTTTTGTTGAAGTTGTTGGGGTTGTTGACCTCGATCAGAGTTTACTGGATGAAGTTAATGAGCTTTATGGTGTAGCAGGATATACTGATCTTGAGCAGTTGCTTGAAAACGATCTTGATGCTGTTAGTATCTGTGTGCCAACAACTTTACACCATGCTGTCGGCAAAAAAGTAATTGAAAATAATGTTGCTCTTATTATTGAGAAACCTTTGGCTGCAACAGCTGCTGAAGGGCAGGAATTAGTTGATATGGCTGCCGAGAAGGGACTTCACCTCATGGTCGGTCACGTTGAGCGTTTTAATCCTGCTGTTCAGAGAGTTAAAAGCCTTATGTCTGATGGTGTTGAACCAATTTCTATTCAGATTGAGCGTGTGGGGCCATACCCTCCACGTATTCAGGATGTGGGTGTTATTAAAGATCTCGCGTCACATGATATTGATCTGTTAAGGTTTTTGTCTGATTCCGATTTAAAAGATGTGTTCTCAGTAACATCGTCTACTCGCGGCGGTCACGAAGACAATGCCCTCATCACAGCTGAAACTGAGAGTGGAATTCTGTGTAATATTAACACAAACTGGGTTACTCCTTATAAGTCACGCAAGATTCGTGTCGCTGCCAAAACCAAATTTATAGAAGCGAACTTGATTACTCAGGAAGTAAAAGAATACAGTGAATTTTCTACTTATGATCAAAGCTTCAGTGTTAGAGAATGGCCTCTTATTTTCCGTGAACCTGTGAAAGAAGAGCTTAAGCAGTTCATTGATGCTATCCGTACCGGCGGTAAGGTAGCAATCAGCGGTGAAGATGGTTTAGAAGTTTTGAAAACAATTGAGAAGATTTTAGAAAAATAA
- a CDS encoding NAD(P)-binding domain-containing protein, translated as MDYIEDYDYLQNWVCKIRFMLEKMKSIASESSGKCFFTIGNTTKQTDGLRPYTTPIRKVSNGVVCGVVVFTQTQGILAASIVDKFVDSVIVDAEKKLPLLLGLDPKPFINAGLPVPDLANKNNDELCPETWNLSSACFGAVNNADCFEYKSNDMTVEGLWYYLASSMKGLSGRNVAIIGGGNIGFKLAIKLVESGCNVQFVRRDKSKGQALVEAINIIKPPATKATVLYNDDPVAASTDSDAIIGCTNGKIAITSDMVRRMMPGGLLVDVGKGSISSEGVNIALEMGVNVLRYDVTSAIDGMIATVESNCETSVKMGRKALADGIVLVSGGYLGAEGDMVVDDFRKPEQIFGICDGHGDFKQTISSSEELALSKVRQQFGIEGA; from the coding sequence ATGGATTATATTGAAGATTACGATTATTTACAGAACTGGGTTTGCAAAATAAGGTTTATGCTCGAAAAGATGAAAAGCATTGCATCTGAAAGTAGTGGTAAATGTTTTTTCACCATAGGTAATACGACCAAGCAGACTGACGGATTACGCCCTTATACTACACCTATTAGAAAAGTTTCTAATGGAGTGGTATGCGGTGTTGTCGTTTTTACACAAACACAAGGTATCCTAGCTGCATCTATCGTAGATAAATTTGTGGATAGCGTAATTGTTGACGCTGAAAAGAAGTTACCTTTGTTACTAGGTCTTGATCCCAAGCCTTTTATAAATGCCGGCTTGCCGGTCCCCGATCTTGCGAATAAAAATAATGACGAGCTTTGTCCTGAGACTTGGAATTTGAGTTCAGCATGTTTCGGAGCGGTTAATAATGCTGATTGTTTCGAATATAAATCAAATGATATGACTGTTGAAGGGCTGTGGTATTATTTGGCTTCAAGCATGAAAGGTCTAAGTGGTCGCAATGTAGCCATTATTGGTGGTGGTAATATAGGCTTTAAATTAGCTATCAAGCTCGTTGAAAGCGGCTGTAATGTTCAATTTGTACGCAGAGACAAAAGTAAAGGCCAAGCCTTGGTAGAAGCTATAAATATTATTAAACCTCCTGCTACAAAGGCTACAGTCCTTTACAATGACGATCCTGTAGCCGCTTCAACAGACAGTGATGCCATTATCGGGTGCACCAACGGAAAGATAGCAATCACATCAGATATGGTTCGTAGGATGATGCCAGGAGGGCTTCTTGTGGATGTTGGTAAAGGCAGCATTTCTTCGGAAGGAGTAAATATTGCTCTTGAAATGGGCGTAAACGTGCTGCGTTATGATGTCACATCTGCAATAGATGGCATGATTGCTACTGTTGAAAGCAACTGCGAGACATCAGTGAAGATGGGGCGTAAGGCTTTAGCAGATGGTATCGTACTGGTTTCTGGCGGTTATTTGGGTGCTGAAGGAGATATGGTTGTGGACGATTTCCGCAAACCTGAGCAGATTTTCGGTATTTGCGATGGGCATGGCGATTTTAAGCAAACAATAAGTTCTTCTGAGGAGCTGGCTTTATCTAAAGTTAGACAGCAATTTGGGATAGAAGGAGCTTAG
- a CDS encoding AAC(3) family N-acetyltransferase has translation MILTIYRKLVAMAYEKYAPYRKKRAQRRLRWKRSMGYNLEYTPNTIPISELRNQFVNAGIKPDETIFIRISLSAAQAFEGGVKAYFDFLFDYFSPDGNIVMSSYTFNKSPILFLAENQIFDPKMSTDQLNLVSEMFRRTPGVKRSIHPTHSIVAYGKKAEWIVKDHHKSAECYGPQSPFARLYELKTKEISIGTAPTSISFHYVEQFMKPSDPGFNDLENPVMCRVKLEDEVKLLPFTVTDTFAAYEGKYSKEMLSGTAASPSIYKFDGSELLLYVSTLDNHLQAMLDLAKKGKFWYRDDCKLKHFVLSKIVKPLMLTAFFQKKNGILYPVHKK, from the coding sequence ATGATCCTTACTATTTATAGAAAGCTGGTTGCAATGGCATATGAAAAGTATGCACCCTATCGCAAAAAAAGAGCTCAAAGAAGACTTCGCTGGAAAAGAAGCATGGGTTACAACTTAGAATATACCCCTAATACTATTCCTATTTCTGAATTAAGAAATCAATTCGTAAACGCTGGTATTAAACCGGACGAGACTATCTTTATACGAATTTCTCTTAGTGCAGCTCAGGCTTTTGAGGGTGGTGTTAAAGCATACTTCGATTTCTTGTTCGATTACTTCAGCCCGGACGGTAATATTGTAATGTCTTCTTACACATTCAATAAAAGTCCAATCTTATTTTTAGCTGAAAATCAAATCTTTGATCCTAAGATGTCAACTGACCAGTTAAATTTAGTAAGTGAAATGTTTAGAAGGACTCCTGGTGTAAAACGCAGTATTCACCCTACCCATTCAATTGTAGCATACGGGAAGAAAGCAGAGTGGATAGTAAAAGATCATCATAAATCTGCGGAGTGTTATGGTCCTCAATCGCCGTTCGCACGACTCTATGAGCTTAAAACAAAGGAAATTTCTATAGGTACGGCCCCTACGTCAATCAGCTTTCATTATGTAGAACAGTTTATGAAACCATCTGACCCAGGGTTCAATGACCTCGAAAACCCCGTCATGTGCAGAGTTAAGCTGGAAGATGAAGTAAAACTACTACCGTTCACTGTAACTGATACTTTCGCAGCCTATGAAGGTAAATATTCAAAAGAAATGCTTAGCGGAACGGCAGCTAGTCCATCCATTTATAAATTTGATGGCAGTGAGCTTCTTCTTTACGTATCCACTCTGGATAACCACCTGCAGGCAATGTTAGATTTAGCTAAGAAGGGTAAATTCTGGTATCGCGACGATTGCAAACTTAAACACTTTGTACTGAGCAAGATTGTAAAACCGCTTATGCTTACCGCTTTTTTTCAAAAAAAAAATGGTATCCTGTATCCAGTTCATAAAAAATAA
- a CDS encoding MBOAT family O-acyltransferase — MIQTTNQVLDSNISTLNTILPLAISFFTFQQIAYLQDCDKGKVEGTGFVDYLLFISFFPQLIAGPIVQFKEIVPQFHSKTFHFLNWENMSAGLMLIGFGLAKKVLLADYFSIWANYGYGEVQSLTFLKAWITSLSYSLQLYFDFSGYTDMALGAALLFGITLPQNFNSPYKSLSIQAFWRRWHITLGRFLRDYMYIPLGGNRDGHIRTCLNLIFVFLVAGLWHGAGWTFVIWGGLHGVALVVHRIWVARNITMPNFVAWTITFMFVNFAWVLFRAETLADAISVTKAMLTPDIIFNKGYIVPLSTVLLGLLLCVFGKNSDYFIEKSANTRPIAITIASLAAFAGLVTIKIWNANEFLYFQF, encoded by the coding sequence ATGATTCAAACTACTAATCAAGTACTTGATTCTAATATTTCTACTTTGAATACCATTCTTCCGCTTGCAATCAGCTTTTTTACTTTTCAACAAATCGCTTACCTTCAAGATTGTGATAAAGGCAAAGTTGAAGGGACAGGATTTGTTGACTATCTTCTATTTATATCTTTTTTCCCCCAGCTTATTGCCGGACCTATTGTTCAGTTCAAAGAAATAGTTCCTCAATTTCATTCCAAAACTTTCCATTTTCTCAACTGGGAAAACATGTCCGCCGGCCTAATGCTGATTGGGTTTGGATTAGCTAAAAAAGTCTTGCTCGCTGACTATTTTTCAATATGGGCAAACTACGGTTATGGAGAAGTTCAATCTTTAACCTTTTTGAAGGCATGGATCACAAGTTTAAGCTACAGCTTACAGCTCTATTTCGACTTTAGCGGATACACAGATATGGCGCTCGGGGCGGCACTTCTCTTCGGGATAACATTGCCTCAAAACTTCAATTCACCATACAAATCACTTTCCATTCAGGCCTTCTGGAGACGCTGGCATATAACACTAGGCCGCTTTTTACGCGACTACATGTATATTCCCCTTGGCGGAAACAGAGACGGACATATTCGCACATGCCTCAATCTAATCTTTGTCTTTCTTGTTGCAGGGCTATGGCACGGAGCTGGTTGGACTTTTGTTATCTGGGGCGGGCTTCATGGAGTCGCATTGGTAGTTCACAGAATATGGGTCGCACGAAATATTACAATGCCCAATTTTGTAGCATGGACAATCACTTTCATGTTCGTCAACTTTGCATGGGTGCTTTTCAGGGCTGAAACGCTAGCTGATGCAATCAGTGTTACAAAAGCAATGCTCACACCAGATATAATTTTCAATAAGGGCTATATCGTACCTCTGAGTACAGTTCTTTTAGGACTACTTTTATGCGTATTTGGGAAAAATTCTGACTACTTCATTGAAAAATCTGCAAACACACGGCCAATCGCAATAACTATTGCAAGCTTAGCCGCGTTTGCAGGACTCGTAACTATTAAGATTTGGAATGCAAATGAATTTTTATATTTTCAATTTTAA
- a CDS encoding SPASM domain-containing protein — translation MKTIFKKDFYTFIVRHSAFEKISYILKSKHAFSKILNIALAKLNTKIQYTGYLPYYPTQISIEPTTACNYKCPSCCHGTPEGKAHIGKRDKHVDLVKYKKLIDDIHKKTWYLSLTGCGEDFFHPQIFDIIDYAADKGMFVTLETNGSVLDPQKLADSNISHIHFALDCTTQEAYAIYRIGGNIENVLERMLKFCELNTKKDNPIKLHIRVLVNKFTEGDFAHAKSLFSKYDFVNIYQDCFTIPPKDFKMLSTLPYTTTVENYDEWKPVINTEYDTYKLDPVSGLMKNEAIFKEFTGKCPGVYSGAFVNSEGAMTPCCEAYTFVPEKLYYGNVFEEGFDAVWNGKKARTFRTNFKKTKGDYALCKNCPNSRM, via the coding sequence ATGAAAACTATATTTAAGAAAGACTTTTACACTTTTATAGTAAGGCATTCGGCTTTTGAAAAAATTTCATATATTTTGAAATCTAAACATGCCTTTTCCAAAATTCTAAACATCGCGCTTGCAAAGCTTAATACAAAAATACAATACACAGGGTACTTACCCTACTATCCTACTCAGATATCAATAGAACCGACAACAGCATGCAACTACAAATGCCCTTCCTGCTGCCACGGAACTCCTGAAGGAAAAGCCCATATCGGCAAGCGCGATAAACATGTAGACCTTGTAAAGTACAAAAAATTGATTGACGATATACACAAGAAAACTTGGTACTTGTCCTTAACAGGCTGCGGAGAAGACTTCTTCCATCCTCAAATCTTTGATATAATCGACTACGCTGCAGACAAAGGCATGTTTGTTACTCTTGAAACAAACGGTAGTGTTTTAGACCCGCAAAAACTTGCTGACTCCAATATTTCTCATATACATTTTGCTTTAGACTGCACAACCCAAGAAGCCTATGCAATATACCGAATCGGTGGAAACATCGAAAACGTATTAGAGAGGATGTTGAAATTCTGTGAGCTTAACACCAAGAAAGATAATCCTATTAAATTACACATCAGAGTACTTGTTAACAAGTTCACTGAAGGTGACTTCGCGCACGCCAAATCATTATTCTCTAAATACGATTTCGTGAATATATATCAGGATTGCTTTACCATTCCACCCAAAGATTTCAAAATGCTCAGCACATTGCCCTATACAACTACTGTTGAAAATTACGACGAATGGAAACCCGTTATCAATACTGAATACGATACCTACAAACTTGATCCTGTTAGCGGCTTAATGAAAAATGAAGCCATTTTTAAAGAATTCACAGGAAAATGTCCCGGCGTCTATTCCGGAGCCTTCGTAAACAGTGAAGGGGCTATGACTCCCTGCTGTGAAGCATATACTTTTGTTCCTGAGAAACTTTATTATGGAAATGTTTTTGAAGAGGGGTTTGATGCAGTTTGGAACGGGAAAAAGGCTAGAACATTCAGAACTAATTTCAAAAAGACAAAAGGCGATTACGCCCTTTGCAAAAACTGCCCGAACAGCAGAATGTAG